The Kribbella shirazensis genomic interval GGCGACAGGCAGTGCCGGCTGACGAAGGCGCCGTACCGGACGAAGAGCGGACCGTCCGCGTAGCGCAGATCGCTCAGGATGTAAGGGCCTTCGACGCCGTGGAGGACTTCGTCGAGCTCCTTGAGGATCAGCTCGAGCTGAGCGTCGTCGGCCGGGTAGATCGTCACCAGCTTGCCGCTCGACCCGCGGGGAGCGGCCTTCGAGTTCACCATCACCAGGACGGCCTCGTTACGCAGGAACTTGAACGCGATGCCGCGCGGGACGCAGTACTCCCACACCGCCTCGAGCGTCCGCTCGACGTCCTGCAACCGCGCCGAGACGTGGATCTTCCAGCCCTGGGCCGGCAAGGCCAGACTGCGGGGTGCGTAGTGCATCCACTGCTCGCCCGGCACGTGCTCCCAGTCGTCGGGAACGGCGCGCCCCGTGATCGCGAAATCCGGATGCTGAGCACCACGCCTGGCCGGCGTCTCGTAGAACCGCCGATCCGCAAGGCAGTAGAACTCGTAACTCTCGTGCATGACTGTCCGACCCCCTTTCGTGGTGCCCCGCCACATCTTGGGCGCCGTCGCCGGGGTCGGCGTAGTGCACGATGTCATCACTCTGATGTGAAGAACTCACGCACTACGAGTGAGTAACTAAACACTCTTCGTTACCGTACTGCGCATCCTGAGCGTGAATCGGCCCGTGACAACATGTCAATCCGCGACAACCATGTCACGGCCCGTAACCTTCCTCGATGTTCGTCGTCGGCCTACACCGGATAGGTGTGGACCTCGGTGGCTTTGAGGGTGGGGTGGAGGGGTTGGCCGGGGGTGAGGTGGAGGTCGGCTACTGCCGCGGGGGTGATGTCGGCGAGGAGGTCGGCCGGGCCGGTGGGGGTCGCGTCGAGGCGGACGCGGACGGTGTGGGCGTGTTGTTCGATGCCGGTGACGACGGCGGGCCACGTGTTGCGGGGGCTGCCGGATGGTGGCTCGAGGTAGAGGCTGACGGCCGTGGGTGGGAAGGCGACGTGGACTGGGCCGGACGCGGGCTCCGCAAGGGTGATGGTGCCGCCGTCGGTCAGGGTGACGGTGGTGCCGTCGGCGGTGCCTCGGTAGAGGTTCAGGCCGACCAGCTGAGCGACGTAGTCGGTGCGGGGGCGGTGCGCCACCTCGGTGGGCTTGCCTTGCTGGACGACCTGGCCGTTCTCGATGATCACCAGGCGGTCTGCGAGGACCATGGCGTCCAGTGGGTCATGGGTGACCAGTACGGTGCGTCCCTCGAAGCGGGAGAGATGCTGGCCCAGTTCGGCGCGGACGTGGAGGGTAGTGCTGGCGTCCAGTGCGGCGAGCGGTTCGTCCAGCAGTAGTACCTCGGGGTTCGTGGCCAATGCCCTCGCCAGTGCGACGCGTTGCGCCTGGCCGCCGGACAG includes:
- a CDS encoding ABC transporter ATP-binding protein, translating into MTLYADLRVSRGAFDLALDLTVEPGEVVALLGPNGAGKTTALRTLAGLIALDSGRITLESAVWDEPPRTFRTPDRRPIGVVFQDYLLFNHLSCLENVAFGLRARGTDKQTARLEAARWLDTVGLSDYARTRPRALSGGQAQRVALARALATNPEVLLLDEPLAALDASTTLHVRAELGQHLSRFEGRTVLVTHDPLDAMVLADRLVIIENGQVVQQGKPTEVAHRPRTDYVAQLVGLNLYRGTADGTTVTLTDGGTITLAEPASGPVHVAFPPTAVSLYLEPPSGSPRNTWPAVVTGIEQHAHTVRVRLDATPTGPADLLADITPAAVADLHLTPGQPLHPTLKATEVHTYPV